TCTTATTACTCCTCCAATATCTGGAGATACTACAATAGGATTTTTTAAATTTTGTTGTATCATATCTTCTAAAAGTACAGAGCTACCAAAAACATTGTCTACTGGTACATCAAAGAATCCTTGTATTTGTTCTGCATGTAAATCAACTGTTAAAATACGATCAACACCTACATTAGAAAGAAGGTCCGCTACTACTCTAGAAGTAATCGGAACTCTTGCAGAACGAACTCTACGATCTTGTCTAGCATAACCAAAATATGGAATAACAGCAGTAATACGACCTGCTGATGCTCGTCTTAATGCATCCACCATAACAACAAGTTCCATTAAATTATCATTTGTTGGAGCACATGTAGATTGAATAATAAAGATATCTCCACCACGTACATTTTCGTTAATTTGTACATTAACCTCTCCATCACTAAAACGGCCAACAGATGCGTCACTTAAATTAATACATAAATTATTAGCAATTAATTTAGCTAAATCTGGTGTGGCATTACCTGCAAAAAGTTTCATATCTAGATAAATGACCTATAATATTTGTGATAAATATTATAGTATAAAGTATGTTATAAAAATAAAATATTATGAAAGTTTATTTAATAAACATTATAATCAATTATTTATTATATTGCGATAATCTCTGATGTAACGGAGAAATATTTGTTCCTTCAGATATAATACTTCGTGTTTGCATAGGAAGCAATTTTTGAACTTTAATAGCAGATGATTTGTCTTGAAATTCCGCAAATATACAAGATCCAGTACCTGTTAATCTTGATAAAGTATATTGAGATAACCATATAAGGTGTTGTTCAATTATAGGGAACATTTTTTTTACTAAAGGTTCAAACTCATTATAAAATGGTTGATTTAATAATTGTATAATAGAATGTTTAGTTTTGTTGTGTTTTAATTTAAAAATACTAAAAATTAATTTCGTAGAAATATTAATTGGTATCATTAAAATTAAATACCATTTTTTTGGATAATTAATGGGTGTCAATATATTACCAATACCTTCAACAATAGATGTTTTGCCATATATAAAAGCAGGTATATCAGTTCCTAACATTAAACCTAATTTAGCCAATATTTTTAAACTTAATTTAGTTCTCCATTGTTGATTAAGTGCTACAAGTACTGTGGCAGCATTAGATGAACCGCCTCCTAAACCACTACCAATTGGTAATATTTTATATAAA
The DNA window shown above is from Blochmannia endosymbiont of Camponotus (Colobopsis) obliquus and carries:
- a CDS encoding ribose-phosphate pyrophosphokinase, which codes for MKLFAGNATPDLAKLIANNLCINLSDASVGRFSDGEVNVQINENVRGGDIFIIQSTCAPTNDNLMELVVMVDALRRASAGRITAVIPYFGYARQDRRVRSARVPITSRVVADLLSNVGVDRILTVDLHAEQIQGFFDVPVDNVFGSSVLLEDMIQQNLKNPIVVSPDIGGVIRARAIAKLFNDIDMAIIDKRRPRINVSQVLNVIGDVTNRDCILVDDMIDTGSTLCKATEALKARGAERVFAYATHPIFSGNAYKNIKRSIIDQIIVCDSIPLNFNIRILSNVRVLTLSKMLAETIRRISNEESISAMFEHNLNNY
- the ispE gene encoding 4-(cytidine 5'-diphospho)-2-C-methyl-D-erythritol kinase, which encodes MIIHWPSPAKLNLFLHIIRRRSDGYHVLQTLFHFLNYGDTIKIIPTSDGKICLFNSIIQIQNKHNLIIRAAKLLQFYCWPKGNAPGANIYLYKILPIGSGLGGGSSNAATVLVALNQQWRTKLSLKILAKLGLMLGTDIPAFIYGKTSIVEGIGNILTPINYPKKWYLILMIPINISTKLIFSIFKLKHNKTKHSIIQLLNQPFYNEFEPLVKKMFPIIEQHLIWLSQYTLSRLTGTGSCIFAEFQDKSSAIKVQKLLPMQTRSIISEGTNISPLHQRLSQYNK